In Vibrio cortegadensis, the sequence GTTCTATTGTCGCTGAGAACTTAGGGGTGTTTGAGGATGTCGACGTTTGATAATGAATTCGACCAAGCGATGGCTGAAGCAGACGATACGATTTGGTCTGCATTTGGCGTTATGGTGAAAGTAAATGGTGGTGAAGCAATTCAAGCTGTTTATGACGAGTCGTTAAATGAGTTCGATGCCATGGCAGGCTTGGTTCGCAAGTTATCATT encodes:
- a CDS encoding head-tail joining protein; the encoded protein is MSTFDNEFDQAMAEADDTIWSAFGVMVKVNGGEAIQAVYDESLNEFDAMAGLVRKLSFKTSDGVRPRKGDKVEFVSTGRTLTVTSGPYPDGGNIQVIL